CGCACCCGGCGAGTATGCACACCCAGGGGGCCCTGCCCTGATGGTGCCCCGGCACCGTCGCAGCCGGGTGGCGTGACGGAGGCCACGGGTACAATGCCGCCCGTGACCGCGACGCCCATCCGTTTCGGTACCGACGGCTGGCGCGCCGTGGTCGCGGACGACTTCACCTACGAGAACGTCCGGTCGGTCGCGCAGGCGGTCGCCTGGTACCTGGCCGGCGACCCCCGCCCGGTGGTGGTGGGGCACGACACCCGCTACTGCGCCGAGCTCTTCGCCCAGGAGGTGGCGCGCGTCCTCGCCGCCAACGGCCGGTCGGTGCTGCTCCTCGACGGCCCCGCCCCCACCCAGGTCTCGTCCTGGACGGTGGTCGGCCGCGGCGCCGCCGGCGGCGTGGTGGTCACCGCGAGCCACAACCCCCCGGAGTTCAACGGCCTCAAGTACAAGCCCGACTACGGCGGCTCGGCCTCGCCCGAGGTGGTCGTCGAGCTCGAGCGGCTCAGCGCCCGCGCCCAGGCCGAGGGGGTGACCGCGATGCCCTTCGCCGAGGCGCTGGCCGCGGGCACGGTGCGGTACCTCGACCCGCTTCCGGAGTACACCGCGCAGATCGGCCGCATGATCGACCTGGCGCGGCTGCGCGACGCCGGCCTGACCATCCTCCACGAGGCGATGTACGGCGCCGGCGCCGGCTACGTCGCCCGGCTGCTCGCCGGGGGCCGCACCCGTGTCGACGAGCTCCACGCCGAGCGCAACCCGGGCTTCGGGGGCATGCACCCCGAGCCGATCGAGCAGTGGATGCCGGAGGCGATGGCCCGGATGCGCGGCGGCGGCTACGACCTGGGCATCGCCAACGACGGCGACGCCGACCGGGTCGGCATCATCGACGAGCGCGGGGTCTTCGTGAACCAGCTCCAGGTGATGGGGCTGCTGACCATGTACCTGCTGGAGAAGCGGGGAATGCGCGGCGACCTGGTGCGCTCGCTGACCACCACCGGCATGGTCGACCGGCTCGGCGAGCTCTTCGGGGTGCCGGTCCACGAGCTGCAGGTCGGCTTCAAGTACATCGGCCCGAGGATGACCGAGACCGACGCGCTGATCGGCGGCGAGGAGTCCGGGGGCTTCGGCTTCCGCGGGCACCTGCCCGAGCGCGACGGCATCCTCGCCGGGCTGACGGTGGCGATGGCGGTGGTCGACTACGGCATGCCGCTCTCCAGGATCCTGGCCCACCTCGAGGAGCTGGTGGGTCCCCACGCCTACGCCCGCCACGACATCGCGATGGCGCGCGACGGCTACCAGGAGCGCAAGCAGGAGATGTACGAGCGGGTGGCCGGGAACCCCCCGACCGAGCTGGCCGGCGAGGCGGTGGTGCGCAGCCGCTCCGACGACGGCTTCAAGTTCTACCTCGCCGACGGCTCCTGGACGCTGGTGCGCTTCAGCGGTACCGAGCCGCTGATCCGCGTCTACAGCGAGGCGCCCACCGCCGAGCGCGTGCAGCAGCTGCTGGCGGCCCTCGAACGCTTCCTCGGCATCCCGGTGCCGGCCGAGGCGGTGGCACAGTGAGCGGGCTCGGGGCGAGCCCGGTGAGCGCGTCCGGCGCCGGCCGGGTCGACAAGCCCTGGGGATACGAGCTCCGCTGGGCGATCACCGACCGCTACCTCGGCAAGGTGATCCACGTCGACGCCGGGCAGAAGCTGAGCCTGCAGTACCACGTGCAGAAGGACGAGGCCATCCTCGTGCTTCGCGGCGACCTCGATCTCGTCCTCGAGGACGACGAGGGCGAGCTCGTCACCCATCGCATGGGCGAGGGCATGAGCGCGCGGGTCCGTCCCGGGCGCCGCCACCGCTTCGTGGCCGTCACCGACGTCGACCTCGTCGAGGTCTCCTCGCCCGAGATCGACGACGTGGTCCGGCTCTCCGACGACTACGGCCGGGCGGGCACCCGCGAGGCGTGAGCCCGCTGCCGCGTCCGGGCGCTTTCGCACGGGCCTCCGTGGAGCTCAGGGGACCGGCGCCGGGCGTCCCCGTGGAGGTGCCCGAGCCGGGCGCCGCGACCGTCGAGGCCGAGCCCGCCGCCGCCGAGCCGCCGGCGTCGCCCGCCCGCACCGGCCACGCCTTCTACGCCGACGAGGCGCGGAGGGCGCTGGGGATCGTCCGGGAGATCCGTGCGGTCACCGTCGCCCGGGTGCCGGCGCCCCTCTTCCACGGCGTGGTGGGAGCGGCGGTGGCGCTCACCGCGGTGCTGGTCCGGCCCCAGGCCACCGGCTGGGTGGTCAGCCTCGGCCTCGACGCCGCGCTGGTGGTGCTCACCGCCCTGGCGATCATCCACTACGACCTCGTGCTCTGCCCCGAGGAGACCCGCCCCGGGCCGGACACCTTCATCCTCCCGGTGGCCGCGGTGATCTCGCTCGGGGTCTCTCTGGCGGGGAGCGGAGACCTCCGCATCAACGCGCTCGCGGTGCTCATCGGCACCGCGGTGATCGCCGGCGCGCCCCACCTCGCCGCGATGCGGGCCGCCGGCCTGGTGACCCCGGCGGCCCGCCAGCTGCGCGAGGTCGCGGCGGTGCTGGTGTGCGTGCCCGCCGTGCTCGCCGGCGCGAGCCCCGGGCTCTCCTGGTGGGTGCGCGGCGCCGTCGTCCTGCTCGGCACCACGGCCACCGCCTACGACGCGGTGCGCGCCGACGGCGTGCCCTGGCGGCGCACCGCCCTGGCGGCGCTGGCGGTGGGGGTGATCACCGCCGTCACCGCCGCGATCGCCGGTGGCCTCTTC
This Candidatus Dormiibacterota bacterium DNA region includes the following protein-coding sequences:
- a CDS encoding phosphoglucomutase/phosphomannomutase family protein, producing MTATPIRFGTDGWRAVVADDFTYENVRSVAQAVAWYLAGDPRPVVVGHDTRYCAELFAQEVARVLAANGRSVLLLDGPAPTQVSSWTVVGRGAAGGVVVTASHNPPEFNGLKYKPDYGGSASPEVVVELERLSARAQAEGVTAMPFAEALAAGTVRYLDPLPEYTAQIGRMIDLARLRDAGLTILHEAMYGAGAGYVARLLAGGRTRVDELHAERNPGFGGMHPEPIEQWMPEAMARMRGGGYDLGIANDGDADRVGIIDERGVFVNQLQVMGLLTMYLLEKRGMRGDLVRSLTTTGMVDRLGELFGVPVHELQVGFKYIGPRMTETDALIGGEESGGFGFRGHLPERDGILAGLTVAMAVVDYGMPLSRILAHLEELVGPHAYARHDIAMARDGYQERKQEMYERVAGNPPTELAGEAVVRSRSDDGFKFYLADGSWTLVRFSGTEPLIRVYSEAPTAERVQQLLAALERFLGIPVPAEAVAQ
- a CDS encoding cupin domain-containing protein is translated as MSGLGASPVSASGAGRVDKPWGYELRWAITDRYLGKVIHVDAGQKLSLQYHVQKDEAILVLRGDLDLVLEDDEGELVTHRMGEGMSARVRPGRRHRFVAVTDVDLVEVSSPEIDDVVRLSDDYGRAGTREA